One part of the Acidobacteriota bacterium genome encodes these proteins:
- a CDS encoding lipocalin-like domain-containing protein — protein MTMAFACWRGGACTILVVAAFVVAGCGAADSGAVADADAAAEAVDPREQFAGTWRLVRTERYDQRGEPLSDLMHPTIGLADVLGYLMYDGDRFGRIVQRVDRSAEDIQAALEGYEAYFGAYEVREAEGYVRYRIAGSVNPRLTGTELESFYEFSGGQLVLTPGLRCPDSYVARNGCAYGTTGIQLRHFWDRVAPSQESGAAAEPFHGFWAIDRLERQSLDGGDLSANQYADGYLAYMPSGQMAVQLMRPDRRRYEGPRPTAAEAEAAMETYASYFGPFSLEPGEDVVVHHRAGHLDPDQVGTDARRAFAFRDGQLVLQPPVSTDAEGREVQTSVYWNRVSARDSAAVAPTRD, from the coding sequence ATGACGATGGCGTTTGCATGCTGGCGCGGCGGGGCGTGCACCATCCTCGTGGTTGCCGCGTTCGTTGTGGCCGGTTGCGGCGCGGCGGATTCCGGCGCGGTTGCCGACGCCGACGCGGCCGCGGAGGCGGTAGACCCACGCGAGCAGTTCGCAGGGACCTGGCGTCTCGTGCGCACCGAACGCTACGACCAGCGCGGCGAGCCCCTCTCCGACCTGATGCACCCGACGATTGGCTTGGCCGACGTGCTCGGCTACCTGATGTACGACGGCGACCGGTTCGGGCGGATCGTGCAGCGCGTGGATCGATCGGCGGAGGATATCCAGGCCGCCCTCGAAGGGTACGAGGCGTACTTCGGCGCTTATGAAGTGCGCGAGGCCGAGGGCTACGTCAGGTACCGGATCGCCGGCAGCGTGAACCCGCGCCTGACCGGCACCGAACTGGAGTCGTTCTACGAATTCTCGGGCGGGCAACTGGTTCTGACTCCCGGCCTGCGGTGTCCCGACTCCTACGTCGCGCGTAACGGCTGCGCCTACGGCACGACGGGCATTCAACTGCGCCACTTCTGGGACCGCGTGGCTCCGTCGCAGGAGTCGGGGGCGGCAGCGGAGCCGTTCCATGGGTTCTGGGCGATCGACCGCTTGGAGCGGCAGTCGCTCGATGGTGGTGACCTGTCGGCCAACCAGTACGCCGACGGCTACTTGGCGTACATGCCCTCCGGCCAGATGGCGGTGCAATTGATGCGCCCCGATCGCCGCCGCTACGAAGGGCCGCGCCCGACGGCCGCGGAGGCAGAAGCGGCGATGGAGACCTACGCGAGCTACTTCGGTCCGTTCAGCCTGGAGCCGGGCGAGGACGTCGTCGTGCATCACCGCGCCGGTCACCTCGATCCGGACCAGGTGGGCACCGACGCGCGCCGCGCCTTTGCCTTTCGCGACGGCCAGCTTGTCCTCCAGCCGCCTGTGTCGACCGATGCCGAGGGGCGTGAGGTCCAGACCTCGGTGTACTGGAACCGGGTCAGCGCGCGCGATTCCGCTGCTGTCGCGCCGACCCGTGACTAA
- a CDS encoding long-chain-fatty-acid--CoA ligase — protein METPLTPLEFKRRALGLYAGREAVVDGALRLTYADLFDRCDRWSAALQRLDVGKGDRVAYISPNTHAQLESFYAVPQLGGVLVPINFRLTPEEIAYIIRHSGAKVVCAAAEHVEAVNGIRPDCPAVEHCVALEGPQEGWLDYAALIDSEAPDFESPAIDERDLLTINYTSGTTSRPKGVMITHRNAYMNAVGSLIHWPMTVGARYLWTLPMFHANGWTFTWVVTAAGGTHVCLRAVDPVKAFGLMRDESVTHLCAAPTVLIMLANAPPDVRSAAPEGVRVLTAGAPPAAATIQRIEGELGWTLQHVYGLTETAPLITVCEPRPEHAELPLEARATIKARQGVELITSGELRVVDDDGNDVPPDAATLGEIIVRGNVVMAGYYDDPEATATAMRDGWFHSGDAAVVHPDGYVEIRDRFKDVIISGGENISSVEVEGVLMRHPAVLEVAVVGVPDPQWGETPHAFVVPAVDAAVTGEELIAWARDEMAHFKVPRHVTFTDQLPKTATGKIQKYVLRQGRSAIGRQ, from the coding sequence GTGGAAACGCCACTGACGCCGCTGGAGTTCAAGCGTCGCGCCCTCGGTTTGTACGCTGGCCGGGAAGCGGTCGTCGACGGAGCGCTGCGGCTGACCTACGCTGACCTCTTCGACCGCTGCGACCGGTGGTCCGCTGCGTTGCAACGCCTCGACGTCGGCAAGGGCGACAGGGTCGCCTATATCTCGCCGAACACGCACGCGCAGCTCGAGTCGTTCTATGCCGTGCCTCAGCTTGGCGGGGTGCTGGTCCCGATCAACTTCCGCCTCACGCCGGAGGAAATCGCGTACATCATCCGACACAGTGGTGCGAAGGTGGTATGCGCGGCCGCCGAGCACGTCGAGGCGGTCAACGGCATCCGGCCGGATTGCCCGGCGGTGGAGCATTGCGTCGCGCTCGAGGGGCCGCAGGAGGGATGGCTCGACTACGCGGCGCTCATCGACTCGGAGGCGCCGGACTTCGAGTCGCCCGCGATCGACGAACGCGACCTGCTGACGATCAACTACACCAGCGGCACGACGTCGCGTCCCAAGGGGGTGATGATCACCCACCGCAACGCGTACATGAACGCAGTCGGCTCGCTCATTCACTGGCCGATGACGGTTGGGGCCCGGTACCTGTGGACGCTTCCGATGTTCCATGCGAACGGATGGACGTTCACCTGGGTCGTCACCGCGGCCGGCGGCACGCACGTCTGCCTCCGGGCCGTCGATCCGGTGAAGGCGTTCGGCTTGATGCGTGATGAATCGGTGACGCATCTCTGCGCGGCGCCAACTGTGTTGATCATGCTGGCGAACGCGCCTCCCGACGTGCGGTCGGCAGCCCCCGAGGGGGTGCGCGTCCTGACCGCCGGCGCCCCGCCGGCCGCGGCGACCATTCAGCGGATCGAGGGCGAGCTGGGATGGACGTTGCAGCATGTCTACGGGCTCACGGAGACGGCGCCGCTCATTACGGTCTGCGAACCACGCCCGGAACACGCGGAGCTGCCGCTCGAGGCACGCGCCACGATAAAGGCCCGCCAGGGGGTGGAGCTGATCACGTCCGGCGAGCTGCGGGTGGTGGACGACGATGGCAACGACGTTCCGCCCGACGCGGCGACGCTCGGGGAGATCATCGTCCGCGGCAACGTGGTGATGGCGGGCTACTACGACGACCCGGAGGCCACCGCCACCGCGATGCGCGACGGCTGGTTCCACAGCGGCGACGCCGCGGTGGTCCATCCTGACGGGTACGTCGAGATCCGCGACCGCTTCAAGGACGTCATCATCAGCGGCGGCGAGAACATTTCCTCCGTCGAGGTGGAAGGCGTCCTGATGCGCCACCCGGCGGTGCTGGAGGTCGCCGTCGTCGGCGTGCCGGATCCCCAGTGGGGTGAGACTCCGCATGCCTTCGTCGTTCCCGCTGTTGACGCAGCGGTCACCGGGGAAGAGCTCATCGCCTGGGCCCGCGACGAGATGGCGCACTTCAAGGTGCCGCGCCACGTGACGTTTACCGATCAGTTGCCGAAGACGGCGACCGGGAAGATACAGAAGTACGTGCTGCGCCAGGGCCGGTCGGCCATCGGCCGGCAGTGA
- a CDS encoding pyrroloquinoline quinone-dependent dehydrogenase translates to MRRMRSAPPLCLLGMAVALVVVAAGAALAQDRAGESVEWPFVGGDAANTRFSAAGRLTPDNVDELQVAWTWRPADRPREEFGTVPGSFTSTPIMVDGTVYVSSNYNRVAALDAETGAERWVFDPRAYADGMPALGGGFRHRGVTLWRDGEDLRIFLASRYRLFCLDAATGDVVTSFGDNGVVDLSQDLIWPIDRSHFEFNAAPVIYKDLVIVGSAVGDRVIYPRTPPGDVRAYDARTGALIWSFHTIPQEGEFGSQTWENEAWRHTGATNVWAGVTVDEERELVFLPVGNPTNVYYGGQRLGDNLFAESLVALDANTGEREWHFQIVHHGVWDYDLPTQPMLTPITVDGRRIEAVVQLTKQGLVFAFDRVTGEPVWPIEERPVPQSDVPGERTAATQPFPTRPPSLLPTLGMTPNDAFDLTPELQSAAQAAMEAFRTGPLYTPPSLEGSLVRPSGGGVVNWGGGAFDPESGLLYVKSSNVSGLQRLVKFDPETTTNPFADTTDPDYVGYDADLGGRATFEDGIPLNKPPYAYLVALDLSTGDIAWRVPFGRGSDRLRAHPALRGVDVPDRLGTPGAPGSIVTRGGLVFVGGGEDALYAFDKRTGREVWSAPLTERSAATPMTYQTAGGRQFVLIATGSGANQELVAFATPD, encoded by the coding sequence ATGAGACGTATGCGATCCGCTCCGCCGCTCTGTCTGCTGGGGATGGCGGTTGCGCTGGTGGTGGTGGCTGCGGGTGCGGCTCTGGCGCAGGACCGGGCCGGGGAGTCGGTGGAGTGGCCTTTCGTCGGCGGTGATGCCGCGAACACTCGATTCTCCGCGGCGGGCAGACTGACTCCGGACAACGTCGACGAGTTGCAGGTGGCTTGGACCTGGCGTCCGGCGGACCGGCCTCGGGAGGAGTTCGGCACCGTGCCGGGCAGCTTCACGAGCACGCCGATCATGGTCGACGGCACCGTCTACGTCAGCTCGAACTACAACCGGGTCGCGGCGCTGGACGCCGAAACGGGCGCGGAACGCTGGGTCTTCGATCCGCGGGCCTACGCGGACGGCATGCCCGCGCTGGGAGGCGGCTTCCGTCATCGCGGAGTGACGTTGTGGCGTGACGGCGAGGATCTCCGGATCTTCCTGGCGAGCCGCTACCGCCTCTTCTGTCTCGACGCGGCAACCGGCGACGTCGTGACGTCTTTCGGCGACAACGGCGTGGTGGATCTGAGCCAGGACCTGATCTGGCCGATCGATCGCAGCCACTTCGAGTTCAACGCCGCCCCGGTGATCTACAAGGACCTGGTGATCGTCGGCAGCGCGGTCGGCGATCGCGTCATCTATCCGCGTACTCCCCCGGGTGACGTGCGCGCGTACGACGCGCGCACCGGTGCACTGATCTGGAGCTTCCACACCATTCCCCAGGAGGGCGAGTTCGGGAGCCAGACCTGGGAGAACGAAGCGTGGCGCCATACCGGCGCGACCAATGTCTGGGCCGGCGTGACCGTCGACGAGGAGCGCGAGCTGGTGTTTCTCCCGGTCGGCAATCCGACGAACGTCTACTACGGTGGACAGAGGCTGGGTGACAACCTCTTCGCGGAGAGCCTGGTCGCCCTCGATGCGAATACGGGCGAACGGGAGTGGCACTTCCAGATCGTCCACCATGGAGTCTGGGACTACGACCTGCCCACGCAGCCGATGCTGACCCCGATCACCGTCGATGGCCGGCGCATCGAAGCTGTCGTCCAGCTTACGAAGCAGGGCCTCGTTTTTGCTTTCGATCGCGTGACGGGTGAGCCGGTCTGGCCGATCGAGGAACGCCCGGTGCCGCAGAGCGATGTGCCCGGCGAGCGGACGGCGGCGACGCAGCCGTTTCCCACGCGGCCGCCTTCGCTGCTGCCCACCCTCGGCATGACGCCGAACGACGCGTTCGATCTGACTCCGGAACTGCAGTCCGCGGCGCAGGCGGCGATGGAGGCGTTCCGGACCGGGCCGCTCTACACGCCGCCCAGTCTGGAAGGGTCTCTCGTGCGGCCAAGCGGCGGCGGCGTGGTCAACTGGGGCGGCGGGGCGTTCGACCCGGAATCGGGACTCCTCTACGTCAAGTCCTCCAACGTGTCGGGCTTGCAGCGCCTCGTGAAGTTCGACCCGGAGACGACGACCAATCCGTTCGCCGACACCACGGACCCCGACTATGTCGGCTACGACGCCGACCTGGGCGGGCGGGCCACGTTCGAGGACGGCATTCCGCTGAACAAGCCGCCGTACGCCTACCTCGTGGCTCTCGACCTGAGTACCGGCGACATCGCGTGGCGGGTTCCCTTCGGCCGGGGCAGCGACCGTCTGCGGGCCCATCCGGCTCTGCGGGGCGTCGACGTCCCGGACCGGTTGGGCACGCCGGGCGCTCCCGGTTCCATCGTCACCAGGGGAGGGCTGGTGTTCGTCGGCGGCGGCGAGGACGCCCTGTATGCCTTCGACAAGCGCACGGGGCGCGAAGTCTGGTCGGCGCCGCTCACGGAGCGCTCGGCGGCAACCCCGATGACCTACCAGACCGCCGGCGGGCGCCAGTTCGTGCTGATCGCGACCGGCTCCGGAGCGAATCAGGAACTCGTGGCGTTCGCGACGCCGGACTAG
- a CDS encoding nucleoside permease: protein MPPAIRLKLSVMMFLQYVVWGAWFVPIGTYLGETLGFPGEQIGLVVGTTAIGAIVSPFFVGMVADRYFATERLLAIVHVLGGVVLFAASLQTSFGAMYVVLLAYSLLYMPTLALTNSISFRQMTDPGREFPGVRVLGTIGWIVAGLIVGFLGLEATARPMQIGAAVSVVLGLYCLTLPHTPPAKAADRVTARDVLGLDALRLLRERAFAVFVIGSFLVCIPLQFYYAFTNLFLNEIGVENAAGKMTLGQMSEIGFMLLMPWFLIRLGVKNLLLIGMLAWAARYVLFAYGDPGDGMWMLYGGILLHGICYDFFFVTGQIYVDRKAPADLRAAAQGFITLITYGVGGFIGTWLSGRIVDAYATTSGGHAWPEIWPIPAVWAAVVLVLFALFFTHRETTDKTAET, encoded by the coding sequence ATGCCTCCCGCAATACGTCTGAAGCTCTCGGTGATGATGTTCCTCCAGTACGTCGTCTGGGGGGCATGGTTCGTGCCGATCGGCACCTACCTGGGAGAGACCCTCGGCTTCCCCGGCGAACAGATCGGCCTGGTGGTCGGCACGACGGCGATCGGCGCGATCGTCTCCCCCTTCTTCGTGGGGATGGTGGCGGACCGGTACTTCGCCACCGAGCGACTGCTGGCCATCGTGCACGTGCTGGGCGGTGTCGTGCTCTTCGCGGCGTCGCTGCAGACCTCGTTCGGCGCCATGTACGTCGTGCTGCTCGCCTACTCGCTCCTCTATATGCCGACGCTGGCCCTGACGAACTCGATCTCGTTCCGCCAGATGACCGATCCCGGCCGCGAGTTCCCGGGTGTGCGCGTGCTCGGCACGATCGGCTGGATCGTCGCCGGGCTGATCGTCGGCTTCCTCGGCCTGGAGGCCACCGCGCGGCCGATGCAGATCGGCGCCGCGGTCTCCGTCGTCCTGGGCCTCTACTGCCTCACCCTGCCGCACACGCCACCCGCGAAGGCGGCGGACCGCGTGACGGCACGGGACGTCCTGGGCCTCGACGCGCTTCGGCTGCTCCGCGAGCGGGCCTTCGCGGTGTTCGTCATCGGCTCGTTCCTGGTGTGCATTCCGCTGCAGTTCTACTACGCGTTCACGAACCTCTTCCTGAACGAGATCGGCGTCGAGAACGCGGCCGGCAAGATGACCCTCGGCCAGATGTCGGAGATCGGCTTCATGCTGCTGATGCCCTGGTTCCTGATCCGCCTGGGCGTCAAGAACCTGCTGTTGATCGGCATGCTCGCCTGGGCCGCCCGGTACGTTCTCTTCGCGTACGGCGATCCGGGGGACGGCATGTGGATGCTCTACGGCGGGATCCTCCTGCACGGGATCTGCTACGACTTTTTCTTCGTCACCGGACAGATCTACGTCGACCGGAAGGCGCCCGCCGATCTGCGCGCGGCGGCGCAGGGATTCATCACGTTGATCACCTACGGCGTCGGCGGCTTCATCGGTACCTGGCTCTCCGGCCGCATCGTCGACGCTTACGCGACAACCAGCGGTGGCCATGCGTGGCCCGAGATCTGGCCCATCCCCGCCGTGTGGGCCGCCGTCGTCCTGGTGCTCTTCGCCCTCTTCTTCACGCACCGTGAGACGACGGACAAGACCGCCGAGACGTAG
- a CDS encoding DUF1080 domain-containing protein, whose translation MAGHRPGDRGNRFPRLPGARVHSDARSDDVAARGSRELPRLTEDDRMPHITRREWHRLAIGGALGAAAAGWLPAGVRHANAAGSTFAGVLIGLQSYSFRDMSLDEGIAAMNDLGITSCELWEVHVEPRELRQAGNREQLRRWRTTVPLDYFEEIGARFQEAGIELNSYNLSFKDHFSDAEIDRGFEMARALGAPAITSSANMNAVPRIARYADRHGMPVAMHNHSRVDPNEFSSPDDFARAIEMGGAAPIAVNLDIGHFVAANHDPIAYLRENHQRIVTLHLKDRKRNQGPNTPWGEGDTPIRETLHLLRDEGWAIPANIEYEHDGGDTVTELRRCLDYCREALAEGNTWIPLFDGRSLEAWRGYKQDTVSDGWQVVDGALARVGEAGDIITREQFENFELRFEWQVETGGNSGIFFGVTEEIDGPVWHSGPEFQVLHNAGHRDGADPITSAGSNYAVHPPSADVTRAVGEWNSARLVVNRGQVEHWMNGTRLLAYELDSGDWETRVAASKFAELPRYGRVRRGHIAIQDHGDPVRFRNILIRPID comes from the coding sequence ATGGCCGGCCATCGCCCGGGCGATCGCGGAAACCGGTTTCCGCGGCTACCTGGCGCACGAGTTCATTCCGACGCGCGATCCGATGACGTCGCTGCGCGAGGCAGTCGCGAGCTGCCGCGTCTGACGGAGGACGACAGGATGCCCCACATCACCCGCCGCGAGTGGCACCGCCTGGCAATCGGGGGTGCGCTCGGCGCGGCCGCGGCCGGCTGGCTGCCGGCGGGCGTGCGGCACGCCAATGCCGCAGGGTCGACGTTCGCCGGCGTGCTGATCGGCCTCCAGAGCTACAGCTTCCGGGACATGAGCCTCGATGAGGGCATCGCGGCGATGAATGATCTCGGCATCACGAGCTGCGAGCTGTGGGAGGTGCACGTCGAGCCGCGCGAGTTGCGCCAGGCGGGTAACCGGGAGCAGTTGCGCCGTTGGCGGACGACCGTCCCGCTCGACTACTTCGAGGAGATCGGCGCGCGGTTCCAGGAGGCGGGCATCGAGCTGAACTCCTACAACCTCAGCTTCAAGGACCACTTCTCGGACGCCGAGATTGACCGCGGCTTCGAAATGGCGCGCGCCCTCGGCGCCCCCGCCATCACCTCGTCCGCCAACATGAACGCCGTGCCGCGGATTGCGCGCTACGCGGACCGGCACGGCATGCCGGTGGCGATGCACAATCACTCGCGGGTCGACCCCAACGAGTTCTCGAGTCCGGACGATTTCGCCCGCGCGATCGAGATGGGTGGCGCGGCGCCGATTGCGGTCAATCTGGACATCGGCCACTTCGTCGCCGCCAATCACGACCCGATCGCGTACCTGCGGGAAAACCACCAGCGCATCGTGACGCTTCACCTCAAGGACCGAAAGCGCAATCAGGGCCCGAACACGCCGTGGGGCGAAGGGGACACGCCGATCCGCGAGACGCTTCACCTGCTGCGCGACGAGGGATGGGCGATCCCCGCCAACATCGAGTACGAGCACGACGGCGGCGACACGGTGACCGAGCTGCGCCGCTGCCTCGACTACTGCCGCGAGGCGCTCGCGGAGGGCAACACCTGGATTCCGCTGTTCGACGGGCGCTCCCTGGAGGCGTGGCGCGGCTACAAACAGGACACGGTGTCCGACGGTTGGCAGGTGGTGGACGGCGCGCTGGCCCGCGTCGGCGAGGCGGGCGACATCATCACCCGCGAACAGTTCGAGAACTTCGAGCTCCGCTTCGAATGGCAGGTCGAGACCGGCGGCAACAGCGGCATCTTCTTCGGCGTTACTGAAGAGATCGACGGACCCGTATGGCACTCAGGGCCGGAGTTCCAGGTGCTTCACAATGCCGGCCACCGGGACGGCGCGGATCCGATCACCTCCGCCGGCAGCAATTACGCGGTGCATCCGCCGTCGGCCGACGTCACCCGGGCCGTCGGCGAGTGGAACAGCGCGCGGCTCGTCGTCAACCGCGGCCAGGTCGAACACTGGATGAACGGCACGCGGCTGCTCGCCTATGAACTGGACAGCGGCGACTGGGAGACACGCGTTGCCGCCAGCAAGTTCGCCGAGCTCCCGCGCTACGGCCGCGTCCGGCGGGGCCATATCGCGATTCAGGATCACGGCGATCCCGTACGGTTCCGCAACATCCTGATCCGCCCCATCGATTGA
- a CDS encoding TIM barrel protein — protein MAELTRREAMGMVGVAAVGAAVGPSLPAHATAGALRQSVCRWCFSDIPLRDFFGQVRASGLTAVDLLDEEEWAIAREYGLACSTGYGGGGTISDGLNDPANHKAIVRNLARSLPAAARAGVPNVIAFFGNRRGLSDAQGVDHCVTALRRIAPIAESEDVTVVVELLNSRVDHPDYQGDRTSFGVEVVKRVASPRVKLLYDVYHMQVMEGNVIQTIRDNHQHIGHYHTAGVPGRHELDRQQELQWPAIARAIAETGFRGYLAHEFIPTRDPMTSLREAVASCRV, from the coding sequence ATGGCTGAACTGACCAGGCGCGAGGCAATGGGCATGGTAGGCGTAGCGGCGGTCGGGGCCGCGGTCGGCCCGTCCCTGCCCGCGCACGCCACGGCGGGCGCGCTCCGCCAATCGGTCTGCCGCTGGTGCTTCAGCGACATTCCGCTCCGCGATTTCTTCGGGCAGGTGCGCGCCAGCGGACTCACCGCGGTCGACCTGCTGGACGAGGAGGAATGGGCGATCGCCCGCGAGTACGGGCTCGCCTGTTCCACCGGCTACGGCGGCGGGGGGACCATCTCCGACGGCCTGAACGACCCGGCCAATCACAAGGCGATCGTCCGCAATCTGGCGCGGAGCCTGCCGGCGGCGGCGCGCGCCGGCGTGCCGAACGTCATCGCCTTCTTCGGCAACCGGCGCGGCCTGAGCGACGCCCAAGGGGTCGACCATTGCGTGACGGCGCTGCGGCGCATCGCACCGATCGCGGAAAGCGAAGACGTGACCGTCGTCGTGGAGTTGCTCAACAGCCGGGTCGACCATCCCGACTACCAGGGCGACCGGACTTCGTTCGGCGTCGAGGTGGTGAAACGGGTTGCCTCGCCCCGCGTCAAGCTGCTGTACGACGTCTACCACATGCAGGTGATGGAGGGGAACGTCATCCAGACCATCCGGGACAACCATCAGCACATCGGGCATTACCACACGGCCGGCGTGCCGGGCCGCCACGAGCTGGACCGGCAGCAGGAGCTGCAATGGCCGGCCATCGCCCGGGCGATCGCGGAAACCGGTTTCCGCGGCTACCTGGCGCACGAGTTCATTCCGACGCGCGATCCGATGACGTCGCTGCGCGAGGCAGTCGCGAGCTGCCGCGTCTGA
- a CDS encoding sugar phosphate isomerase/epimerase, translating to MARAVTLFTGQWADLPLAELAPKAAEFGYDGLELACWGDHFDVDRGAADDDYCAERRALLKASGLDCWAISHHLAGQLVCDPNDERSDAFAPPELAGDSEGKRAWAVETMKNAARAARRFGVPVVCGFTGSPIWHLLYSFPPVGAATIAAGYERFAELWHPILDVFEENGVRFALEVHPTEIAFDLVTAHRALDAIGGREVFGFNFDPSHLEWQGVDPVRFLEEFSDRIYHVHMKDAAVTLDGRSGILSSHLEFGAPGRGWDFRSVGRGDVDFEGIIRALNRIGYTGPLSVEWEDCGMDREHGARESCEFVHSIDFLPSGLAFDAAFDRRSNDPGDAGGQDR from the coding sequence ATGGCGCGCGCAGTCACGTTGTTCACTGGGCAGTGGGCGGACCTGCCGCTGGCGGAGCTCGCTCCGAAGGCGGCGGAGTTCGGCTACGACGGCCTGGAACTCGCCTGCTGGGGCGATCATTTCGACGTCGACCGCGGCGCCGCCGACGACGACTACTGTGCGGAGCGCCGCGCTCTGCTGAAGGCCTCCGGCCTGGATTGCTGGGCGATCTCGCATCACCTGGCGGGCCAGCTCGTCTGCGATCCGAACGACGAAAGGTCGGACGCGTTCGCGCCGCCCGAGCTGGCCGGCGACTCCGAAGGGAAGCGGGCCTGGGCGGTAGAGACGATGAAGAACGCGGCGCGGGCCGCGCGGCGCTTCGGCGTTCCGGTGGTCTGCGGCTTCACCGGCTCACCGATCTGGCACCTGCTCTATTCTTTCCCGCCGGTCGGCGCGGCGACGATCGCGGCCGGTTACGAGCGGTTCGCGGAGTTGTGGCATCCAATCCTCGATGTCTTCGAAGAGAACGGCGTCCGGTTCGCGCTCGAGGTGCACCCGACCGAAATCGCGTTCGATCTCGTCACGGCGCACCGCGCCCTCGACGCGATTGGCGGTCGCGAGGTTTTCGGCTTCAACTTCGACCCGAGCCACCTGGAGTGGCAGGGGGTCGATCCGGTCCGCTTCCTGGAGGAGTTTTCCGACCGTATCTACCACGTCCACATGAAGGACGCGGCCGTCACGCTCGACGGCCGGAGCGGGATCCTCTCGTCGCATCTCGAGTTCGGCGCGCCTGGACGCGGGTGGGACTTCCGCTCGGTCGGCCGGGGCGACGTCGACTTCGAGGGGATCATCCGCGCCCTCAACCGGATTGGCTACACCGGCCCCCTGTCGGTCGAATGGGAGGACTGCGGGATGGACCGGGAGCATGGCGCCCGCGAGTCGTGCGAGTTCGTCCACTCGATCGACTTTCTGCCCTCCGGCCTGGCCTTCGACGCCGCATTCGATCGGCGGAGCAACGATCCGGGCGACGCCGGCGGCCAGGACCGCTGA
- a CDS encoding Gfo/Idh/MocA family oxidoreductase, with protein MVGGGPGAFIGDVHRRAALLSGGVEFVAGAFSSSPRRSRAKGRELMLDPSRVYDSVEHLIAEEGRLPTGKRVDLVTIVTPNHLHFPVAKALLAAGIHVVCDKPMTFDVAEARRLRRLVAQSGRVFALTHNYTGYPMVKLARDLVRGGRLGPVRKVVVEYPQGWLATPIERSGQKQAAWRTDPKRSGAAGCLGDIGTHAENLAEYVTGLRIAALSADLATFVRGRRLDDDASVLLRFAGGARGVLLASQVSVGEANGLTLRVYGEEGGLRWRQETPETLEVTSLDGPETIWRRGDPNVVAASPAAARATRLPAGHPEAFLEAFATIYANACDTIRARIAGESPDPLALDFPTVEDGLRGMIFVETAVKNAASTEKWTRMLRLPPTRRAAARIRAATGRRGRSS; from the coding sequence ATGGTGGGTGGCGGCCCCGGCGCCTTCATCGGCGACGTTCACCGTCGCGCTGCCTTGCTCTCCGGCGGGGTGGAGTTCGTCGCCGGGGCGTTCTCGTCCAGCCCGCGGCGCTCGCGCGCCAAGGGGCGCGAGCTGATGCTCGATCCGTCGCGCGTCTACGATTCGGTCGAGCATCTGATCGCGGAGGAAGGCCGGTTGCCAACGGGGAAGCGGGTCGATCTCGTGACCATCGTCACGCCGAACCACCTCCACTTCCCGGTCGCGAAGGCCCTGCTGGCGGCGGGCATCCACGTCGTATGCGACAAGCCGATGACCTTCGACGTCGCCGAGGCGCGGCGGCTCCGGCGGCTCGTCGCGCAGTCCGGACGCGTCTTCGCGCTGACGCACAACTACACCGGCTACCCGATGGTCAAGCTGGCCCGCGACCTGGTGCGCGGCGGCCGCCTGGGGCCTGTCCGAAAGGTCGTGGTCGAGTACCCGCAGGGCTGGCTCGCAACCCCGATCGAACGGAGCGGCCAGAAGCAGGCGGCGTGGCGGACCGACCCAAAGCGAAGCGGCGCGGCCGGTTGCCTCGGCGACATTGGCACGCATGCGGAGAACCTGGCCGAGTACGTGACCGGCCTTCGCATCGCGGCCCTCTCCGCCGACCTCGCCACGTTCGTGCGTGGACGCCGCCTGGACGACGACGCCAGCGTCCTGCTGCGCTTCGCGGGCGGCGCCCGCGGGGTTCTGTTGGCCAGCCAGGTGTCGGTGGGCGAGGCTAACGGCCTGACGCTCCGGGTCTACGGCGAGGAGGGCGGCCTCCGCTGGCGGCAGGAAACTCCCGAGACCCTGGAGGTCACCTCTCTCGATGGCCCGGAGACGATCTGGCGTCGCGGTGACCCGAACGTGGTGGCGGCGAGTCCCGCCGCGGCCCGTGCTACGCGCCTGCCGGCCGGTCATCCGGAGGCGTTTCTCGAGGCGTTCGCGACGATCTACGCCAACGCCTGCGACACCATCCGCGCCCGCATCGCAGGCGAGTCTCCCGACCCTCTCGCCCTCGACTTCCCGACCGTCGAAGACGGCCTCCGCGGCATGATCTTCGTCGAGACCGCGGTGAAGAATGCCGCTTCCACCGAGAAGTGGACGCGTATGCTCCGCCTCCCTCCGACGCGCCGCGCGGCGGCGCGAATCCGCGCGGCTACCGGGAGAAGAGGTAGGTCATCTTGA